The nucleotide sequence AAACTCAATCCGCTCCGGCTTTCCCGGCTCTATCTTTTTTGTCGGATTTTTCCTCTCAAGAGCCTGTATTCCGGTATTTTCATCAATACTGATGGTTCGCCTGCCGTTTATTACCGCCTTTCGGGGAGCTTCGTGGTATGTTTCACAGACATCTTTCACTTCTAAAACAAACAGTTCTTCATTGTCATGATTGGGATTGAGCCAATACCGACTATGATGAGGTTTCACATCGGTTTCTTTTTAAAAATCGGCCCACTTGACGGTCCGAAATTCCAGAGGTTATCCCACGCTTATTGCATTCATCCGCCAATTCCCTACTGCTCCATTGAGAAATTGGACGACCGCTTTCTTCGGGATGCTCCAGTGCAACTGCTAAAATCTGACAATATTGTTCTGAAGAATAAGTTACTGGTGCTCCCGGACGCGGATTATCTTTTAAAACTTCTCGAATACTTTTTTCCAACTGATTGGCATTTTGGGGATCAGTCTCTATTTGCATTAAAGTATCTTGGTTGGCCAGCCACTTGTATCTCCAATGTTTAACCTTGTCGATACTGCAACTCATGACTTTTGCAATCTTTGAGTTCGGTTTTCCTTTCTCAATCTCCAATATTAAAGAAGCCCGACTTACCTCACGAAAATCAGCTGTTGATTGTCGAGCTATTTTTGACAAAATTTCTTTCTGTTGTTCGGAAACAGCAATTGATGGCGATTTGGGTGTAGGCATTTTCGAATCCATGTGTTGCAAGATTGTTGTCAATATACGCAATCAAAAAGGATTCATGATACAATATTATTGTGCAAAAAAGCAGTGTTTAATTTACGCTGAGCTGTACTAGTGGTGGGTGTCACAGATTAGAGATTGAGTAAAGTGGACCCCATTGTCAAGACTATGCAGCACCCGAAGGGCTTGGCCTTGAGAGAATCGTGACGCATTGCTACAGGGGCTCACCAGCCAGCGGCAACTCCCGTTCCTCATAGTACACCTCAGCTGGACATCTGCCGCCTAAGCTACCTTGGCCTTCAGTTTACTGCTGTACTTTTTTCTTTTCATAGGTTCTCCCGTTGAAACACAGTGCAGAGGAGCGTTGGTAGCCGAAACAGGCCCGGGAGGAGTCGGCGGACTCCGGCCTCAAAGAAAAACAAGCAGTTGGCTCCGAAATCCAGAGCTAATATGGGTTAACCATGCTAGCATGAAAGATGGGCCGAGTTCTGACGTACCGGAATGACACGAAAGCGGCTCGCTTCGACCCGGTTGCAACCTTCTACCGGTACACGAGTTACAGGGCGGAAGCAATGCCTGCCCTCGGGACACTCGTCAACAGTCGGACGCACAAGCCCATATTTCCACAGGCAAGCTCATTTTTTGCATCTATCGCGGGGCATAGCGGAACAGCGCAGAGAAATTCCGGCTATGCGCCAAGAGGCCAGGAGACAAGAATGAAGGATCAAGCACATTCCGCGAATCTCGGCACAGTGGTCTCGGTACGCGGCAGTGTCGTGGATGTACGGTTTGAGGAGCAGTTACCGCCGATCTATTCGATGCTGCGCGCGGGGGTGGACCAACAGATCGTCATTGAAGTGTTGGCGCAGCGGGATGCGCATCATGTGCGCGGGATTGCCTTGACGCCCACGCAAGGTCTTGCGCGCGGGATGGCGGTGGAGGACACAGGCGGGCCGTTGAAGGCCCCGGTCGGCAAGGGAATTCTCTCGCGCATGTTCGACGTTTTCGGCAATAGCATCGATCACCGGCCAGCGCCGACAGATATCCAATGGCGCACCGTCCATCGAGCCCCGCCAGCCTTGGGGCAGCGTTCCACCAAGTCCGAGATCTTCGAGACGGGGATCAAGATCATCGACGTGCTGGTGCCGCTCGAACGCGGCGGCAAAGCGGGCCTGTTCGGCGGGGCGGGCGTGGGCAAGACGATATTGCTCACTGAAATGATTCACAACATGATCGGGCAGCAGAAGGGTGTCAGCATTTTTTGCGGGATCGGCGAACGATCTCGTGAAGGAGAGGAACTGTATCGCGACATGAAAACGGCGGGCGTGTTGCAGAACATGGTGATGGTGTTCGGGCAAATGGATGAGCCGCCAGGCAGCCGGTTTCGCGTGGGCCATGCAGCACTGACCATGGCTGAGTATTTCCGGGATGACGAGCATCGCGACGTGCTGCTGCTGATCGATAATATTTTCCGCTTTATCCAGGCTGGTATGGAAATGTCCGGACTGATGGGGCAAATGCCGTCGCGCTTGGGCTATCAGCCCACGATGGGCACTGAGTTGGCGGGGCTGGAGGAACGCATCGCCAACACCGACACCGGGGCCATCACCTCTATCCAGGCGGTGTATGTGCCAGCGGACGATTTGACCGACCCGGCGGCAGTGCACACCTTTTCCCATCTCTCGGCATCCATCGTGCTTTCGCGCAAACGGGCTGGCGAGGGTCTTTATCCAGCCATCGACCCGTTGGCATCCAGTTCCAAAATGGCTACGCCGGGTATCGTTGGCCAGCGGCATTACGATTTGGCCCGGGAAATCCGGCGAACGCTCGCCCAATACGCAGAACTCAAAGACATCATTGCCATGCTGGGTCTGGAACAACTGTCGCCGGAGGACCGCAACGTGGTCACACGGGCCCGCCGCTTGGAACGTTTTCTCACCCAGCCCTTTTTCACGACCGAGCAGTTCACGGGCCTCACAGGAAAGCTCGTCAGTCTCCAGGACGCGTTGGACGGCTGCGAACGAATCCTGCGTGATGAATTCAAAGACTCCTCAGAAAGATCCCTCTACATGATCGGGGCGATTGACGAACTAAAGGGGAAAACGAAAACCGAACCTGCGTCCCGGCCCGAGACGCAGGGCGACCCGCAGCCCGTTGCCGATTCCCAACCCGATCCGAAATCCGATTTGAAACCAACGCCGGAGCTCGAACATGCAGCAGCCGACACGCATGAATCTTAAAATCCTTCTACCGTTCCGTATTTTTATTGAAAAAGCGGGAGTTTTGCGCATCGTTGCGGAGACCTGCGAGGGCTCGTTCGGACTTTTGCCGCGCCGACTGGACTGCGTTGCGGCACTGGCGCCGGGGATTCTGACCTACGAACAGGAAGGGGAGGACGAGGTTTACTTGGCCATTGATGAAGGGGTGCTGGTCAAGACCGGCCTGGATGTGCTCGTCTCCGTACGGCACGCCATAAGCGGAACAGACCTTGGCCAACTGCGTGAAGCAGTGGACCGGGAGTTTCTGCACCTGAACGAACGGGAGCAGAGCGTCCGTTCGGTGATGGCGAAAATAGAGAGCGGTTTCATCCGTCGTTTAGCGGAGTTTCAGCATGAGTGAAAAATCAGACAGCAAGCGTGCGCAAGAGGAGACAGTGTTTAGTCGGGAAGTTGGCACAAAGGCGGCACGCAAGCTCAAGGCGCAGCGTAACGCCACGCCGGGTGTCTGGTTTGGCCTGGGCATGATGGGACTGGTCGGCTGGTCGGTGGCGGTGCCGACGCTGCTCGGTGCAGCGCTTGGTCTCTGGTTGGATAACCAGCATCCGGGCCAGTATTCCTGGACACTGGCACTGTTAATGGCCGGACTTGTGATCGGCTGTTTCAATGCCTGGATTTGGATTGCCAAAGAAGACCGGGCCATGCGAGAGGAACAGGAGGATAAGGAGGATAATGATGACTGAAACGTTAACCTTGATGCTGACATTGATGCCAGTCTGGGTGACCGGAGGAATGATCGGAGTAATGTTTTTCGGCGGACTCTGGTGGACAGTGCAAAAGGCGCTTTCATCCACACGACCGGCACTGTGGTTTTTCAGCAGCTGGCTGCTGCGGATGAGCCTTGCCCTGACCGGATTTCACCTTGTTGCGGGCGGCCATTGGCAACGGCTACTGATCTGTCTTCTGGGCTTTGTCATGGCACGCCCGGTCGTGACACGGCTGACCCAATACAGCGTCCCTCCGAAACCCTGTATGGCGAGTCTCGGAGAGACTCGCGTACCTGATGCGGAGACACAGGAGGTCAAGGATGCGCCTTAGCCCCGATGAAATCATCTTCTGGCAACTGGGTTTTTTCAAACTCAACGCCACCATTGTCTTTACCTGGGGACTGATGCTCGTGCTGGCCGTCGGCGCCAGACTCATCACGCGCAAACTGTCCACCGATCTGGAACGTTCCCGCTGGCAGAACCTGCTGGAAATCGTGGTGACCGGCATTGAGCAACAAATCAAAGAGGTGGGCCTGACGCAGCCTCGGCAATATCTCGGCTTTTTGGGCACGCTTTTCCTGTTTGTCGCCGCAGCCAGCCTTGGCACCGTCATTCCGGGCTTTGAGCCGCCCACCGGTTCGCTCTCGACCACGACGGCACTTGCGCTGTGTGTGTTTGTGGCTGTGCCGCTGTTCGGCATTGCCGAGCAGGGGGTGAGCGGTTTCCTCTCATCCTATGTGCAGCCGACGTTCATCATGCTGCCCT is from Candidatus Electrothrix sp. GW3-4 and encodes:
- a CDS encoding AtpZ/AtpI family protein, which gives rise to MFSREVGTKAARKLKAQRNATPGVWFGLGMMGLVGWSVAVPTLLGAALGLWLDNQHPGQYSWTLALLMAGLVIGCFNAWIWIAKEDRAMREEQEDKEDNDD
- a CDS encoding ATP synthase subunit I translates to MMTETLTLMLTLMPVWVTGGMIGVMFFGGLWWTVQKALSSTRPALWFFSSWLLRMSLALTGFHLVAGGHWQRLLICLLGFVMARPVVTRLTQYSVPPKPCMASLGETRVPDAETQEVKDAP
- a CDS encoding helix-turn-helix domain-containing protein, whose amino-acid sequence is MPTPKSPSIAVSEQQKEILSKIARQSTADFREVSRASLILEIEKGKPNSKIAKVMSCSIDKVKHWRYKWLANQDTLMQIETDPQNANQLEKSIREVLKDNPRPGAPVTYSSEQYCQILAVALEHPEESGRPISQWSSRELADECNKRGITSGISDRQVGRFLKRNRCETSS
- the atpD gene encoding F0F1 ATP synthase subunit beta, giving the protein MKDQAHSANLGTVVSVRGSVVDVRFEEQLPPIYSMLRAGVDQQIVIEVLAQRDAHHVRGIALTPTQGLARGMAVEDTGGPLKAPVGKGILSRMFDVFGNSIDHRPAPTDIQWRTVHRAPPALGQRSTKSEIFETGIKIIDVLVPLERGGKAGLFGGAGVGKTILLTEMIHNMIGQQKGVSIFCGIGERSREGEELYRDMKTAGVLQNMVMVFGQMDEPPGSRFRVGHAALTMAEYFRDDEHRDVLLLIDNIFRFIQAGMEMSGLMGQMPSRLGYQPTMGTELAGLEERIANTDTGAITSIQAVYVPADDLTDPAAVHTFSHLSASIVLSRKRAGEGLYPAIDPLASSSKMATPGIVGQRHYDLAREIRRTLAQYAELKDIIAMLGLEQLSPEDRNVVTRARRLERFLTQPFFTTEQFTGLTGKLVSLQDALDGCERILRDEFKDSSERSLYMIGAIDELKGKTKTEPASRPETQGDPQPVADSQPDPKSDLKPTPELEHAAADTHES
- a CDS encoding F0F1 ATP synthase subunit epsilon; protein product: MNLKILLPFRIFIEKAGVLRIVAETCEGSFGLLPRRLDCVAALAPGILTYEQEGEDEVYLAIDEGVLVKTGLDVLVSVRHAISGTDLGQLREAVDREFLHLNEREQSVRSVMAKIESGFIRRLAEFQHE
- a CDS encoding F0F1 ATP synthase subunit A, producing the protein MRLSPDEIIFWQLGFFKLNATIVFTWGLMLVLAVGARLITRKLSTDLERSRWQNLLEIVVTGIEQQIKEVGLTQPRQYLGFLGTLFLFVAAASLGTVIPGFEPPTGSLSTTTALALCVFVAVPLFGIAEQGVSGFLSSYVQPTFIMLPFNIISEISRTLALAVRLFGNMMSGAMIIAILLTITPFLFPIVMTLLGLLTGMVQAYIFSILAAVYIAAAAQVHKSKLQPQQTVAA